The DNA window CATTTATCCAACTGCTGCACCATTAGCACCTGTTCCATGTATACGTTAAAATCCAATTGCTTAAGTAATTCAATTAACAGGTTATTTGAAGCACGAATATTATGCGCATTACGTTTACAGGACAAGGTTGGCTGCCAAATTTCACACAATGTGGCCTTCATAATATCTTCCTTATCCTTGCGATTAGGCGCTACTTCACATCGAATAAGTGTAATTCCTGTCAGTTTACCGAATGAGTCAAATGACCGCCGAAATAGCCCATAACCAACCGCCACCTGTCCATCGTACACGACAACACTTTCGCCATCCTTAAGACTCGGTAATTGAGCTTGCCAAACCTCACCCGGGTTGTAGAACGATAATGATCCAGCTTCTATTGCCAACCCCTTCTTCACCGCAAATGAATGTGCAGACCAATCAGTCATTTCTAACTTCTGTTCGTTCGATAATAAAACAAGCCGATCCATTAGCTCATAATTCATGGTTTCATATAACCGGATCGCCGACTCATTTGTGCTAATCGCTTCCAAATAGGCGTATTCCACCGAAAGTCCTTCGTTGATCTCTTGGTTCTTTGCCATCATAGCTGAGCCGATCCGTTTACCACGAAAAGCTGGAACTACCGCAGTTCCTCCATTCCATGCAATTTTCTTACCTGAAAACTCACGGAATCCCTCCATAACGATACCTGCTTGCTCACCTTCTACATAACATGCAAACGAGTGTTCAAGCGATAATCCTTCACTAACTGTTCGCGCAATAAAACGATCCAGACTCATCGAGGCATTTACTATGTAACCTTCGAACGCTTTGTTCCAAAGTTCAGATACTTCCTTTAAAGGTAGTTCACTGAGTGGTTTATAGGTAATCATATGGATCCTCCTCCTATTCTGATGAAGCAAATAATCCAATCTTTTTTACAAAAGACAGACACCTGTGATAATCTCCAGATGCCTGTCATTATAGGTTATGCTATGCAATTGTGCTGTTACTAGAGAACCGTGTCGTCAACACTGTCTAACCAGCTCTCAATACTACCGATAACCGATGTGACACAGCCATCTTCAAACGGTGAGATCAATCCCGCCACCTTAACTAGCTCAGTAAAGGACTTGCTTCCACCTTGACGGCAAAGGTGCAAATAATCTGACCAAGCAGCCGTACGATCCTCGTGCATCTTCTTCCAGAATTGGAACGCACAAATTTGAGCAAGTGTGTAATCAATATAGTAGAATGGCGTACTGAAGATATGCCCTTGCTTCTGCCAGAAGGCACCTTGTTCTAAGTAATCATTGTCAGCATAATCACGATGCGGCAAATACTTACGTTCAATATTGCGCCATGCTGCCTTCCGCTCGGCTGGTGTAGCATCTGGATTGCTATATACAAAATGCTGGAATTCATCGACCGTCACACCATAAGGTATGAAGATCAAGGCACTTGCTAGATGATCAAAGCGATATTTATCCGCGTCTTCCTTGAAGAAGAGATCCATCCAAGGCCAAGTGAAGAATTCCATGCTCATGGAATGAATTTCACATGCTTCATAGGTTGGGAAGCTGTATTCAGGCACCTTGAAGCTTCTGCTCTCATACACTTGGAATGCGTGACCTGCTTCATGCGTCAAGACATCAATGTCTCCTGAAGTTCCGTTAAAGTTAGAGAAAATAAACGGGGCCTCATGTTCACTGATATAAGTACAGTACCCGCCACTTTGTTTCCCTTTCTTGCTAACGAGATCCATGAGCTCGTTGTCTTGCATAAAGGTGAAGAACTCGTTAGTCTCTGGAGACAACTCTGCGTACATCTTCTCCCCGTTCTTCACGATCCATTCCGGATCACCCTTCGGCGTTGCATTACCTGACTTAAAGCTGATGTTCTCATCATAATAGAGCAATTGATCCACGCCAATCCGATTACGTTGACGTTCCTTCAGCTTCGTCGTAACTGGAACGATATATTTCTGCACTTGATCGCGGAAATTGGACACCATCTCGGCATTATAATCCGTACGGGACATTCTAGCGTAACCAAGTTCAACAAAGTTATTATAACCGAGTTTCTTTGCCATCTTCGTCCGCACTTTAACCATATCGTCGTAAATACGATCGAATTTGTCCTCATTTTCGGACATGAATCCAGTTCTTGCCTCTTCAGCTCTCTTCCGAGTATCACGATCAGTAGATTGCGAAAAAGGTGTCAATTGAGATAAGGTGCGCTCTTCGCCTTCAAATTGAATCTTCGCAGATGCAATGAGCTGCGTGTATTCCGTTTGCAGCTTATTCTCCAATTGTAAATCCTCAATAATTTCTGGACTGAACGTTTTGAGCGACAATTCAGCAAGTTGGAATAGTTGAGTACCCCATTTTTTCTCTAATTCGGTTCTAAATGTCGATTGTACTAATGCCTTATAATAATCGTTTATGTATTCTTGAACAACCGGTCCAAACTCGTCAAAATAATCATTCTCAGCCTTGTAGAAATCGTCTGTCGTATCAATGGAATGACGGATACTTGCGATGGTTTGCATCGTATCGAACTCACTACGCAGTTTATTAATGTTAGTCATAGCAATGTCCTGCTCTTCATAGCTACTCGCGGAATTAAATGCAGCAAGTAACTCTTTAAATTTCAATTCGAAAGCTTTAACATCTGGACGTTCATAGCTATATTCCGTGTATTTCATCTGTTTATCTGTCCTCTCTCAAATCAAAATACAATTCTATCTAACCATTATATGCCACTAAAATAAAAAATTCTATCCTATGGTCAATTAATTAGTTTGAACAGATAACGGTCCCTCTACATCGTCGGTGCAAAAAACGTCCCTCTTCAGCAATGAAAGAGAGACGTTAATTACAATATTATACATAGGTAATTCCTAACTTTATATCCATCCTATTGTCTACTCACATCTAATGTTATTTCCTCCACCTCAACACCATGAGGTAACAACGCAAGGATCTTCTCTTTCACTGCGATATCCTTCATTTCTTCACCGAAAATAGTCACGACTCCTTGATCTTCACGAGTCCGGATCAACCGTCCGATCCCTTGCTTGAAACGAAGCAGCATGTGTGGCATGTCCACATCTGCAAAAGGAGACAGCGTATCTTTCCGCTTAGCCGCAAAGACAGGATCATTTGAAGGGAATGGTAATGACCAGATCATCACATGTGAGAGGGATGGTCCAGGCACATCCAGTCCTTCCCATAAGGTGACCGCACATAAAATACTCGCCTCATCATTTTGAAAACTTGAAATAAGGTGGCTAATTTCACCTGTACCCTCAAAGATAAATCGGAAAGCCGAAGCTACTTGCTCTAGGAGAATATCCTGCCTAAACTGCTCCATCTCCTCACGTGAAGGGAACAGAATAAGCGCTCTACCTTCGGACTGATGTAATAGATCTAACGCCAGCTGCATTTTTTCCACTTTATGATTATTCGTGACTAGCTTCGGTAGTACAACCTTCATCTTCTCTTGATATTCATATGGAGAGTCCACCGAAAAAGAAAGGTAATTTGAAATTCCTAAACTGTCTGCAATGTAAGTAAAGTCTCCGTTTAAGGAAAGTGTCGCTGAAGAAAAGACGATCGGCATCCGTTTGGAGAACACACGTTCTTCTAACACCTCTTTGACCAATTTCGGCATGATCACTAAATGAATGCCATCCTGACTCTCTTCAACCCATGAAATGAGACGATCTGGGTTCACAAACAAACCTAAAGCAAGATGGATCATCTCCAGATGCTCTTCAACGATCTTAAGCTGGTACTCATCCAATGAATAAAGCCCACTCTCGAACACCAATTCCTCTTCGACGATAGCAATCGTGTCCCGGAATCGGTTCACTTCTCGTAGCAAGTCATCATTTAGTATAATTTCTCGACGATCCGATGCAGGAACCTTGTGACTATGCTTTTCCAATGAGTGGAACATTTGTTCGCTTTGCGATATTGCATCTTCAATGGCGACGGCTAAAGACTCCCGCACTTCCCCTTCAAGCAAGCGAATAATGATACTTTCAAATACAGCATGCTTCAATTTGTAAGTGAGCGCGCTTTGTGCAGCGGTCTCTAACAAGTGGCCTTCATCGAAGACTACTGAGCTGTGCTCTGGTAACAATGGAAGTTGACCTTCTCTTTTTCTCGCCTCATAAGTCCATATGTGTTCCATATAGAAATCGTGAGAGCAAATAATGAGATCAGTCGACTTCCGGTAATGTTCACGGGAAAGCGTCTGCCCACAACGGTGCCGTCTACTGCACACCATACAATCTTGAAAAACGTCCCAGCCTAATTTACCCCATTGTTCATCATTTAGATTGGGATAATCCTTACGGTTCCCATAAGGGTAAAAAGCTTGCATCGTATCCGGAGAGTGAACAAAACTTGGAAGCCCTCGGTAGATTTCATGAGAAACTTCGTCGTCTTCTTGATTATTCAGGCTTGTTCTAAAATCATCCAGCTTATTTAAACAGAGATATTGATCTGGAGATTTGCCGAGTCTAGCATCAATGGTGAAATCAAGATGCTTGGCCAACTTAGCGATATCCCCTTCTGGCTTCACTAACTGTTCGATCAACGATTCATCCGCACAAGCAATCACGGCTGGTTTCCGGGTATATCGTGCATAACAGATCGCGTAAAGCAAATAAACCATCGTTTTCCCCGTTCCCACTCCCGCTTCCGCAAAGATGGTTTGCTTCTCGTTATAAGCTCGTTCCAATTGAAATGCCATATATATTTGTTCATCCCGCAGTTCAAGTCCAGCCTCAGGAAGCTTCTCATAAAAAACATCCGCAATCCAATCGCTGGCTTGCTGTACAAACGGTTGTTTCGGGTCAAATGTAAAAGGATAGTTATTCAATACGTCTTGCCTCCAATTTCATATCCAAACTGCAAATTCCAAACCCTTATTATAACGCATGAAAAAGGATTACGCGAATAGATTCTTCAAACGGAGACTATGATCTTCTCATCACTTTCATCCTGAAATATCACCATCGACTGGCTATGTGCTTCTTCAAGGAAGTATAATGGTAATATCATCATAGAGAATGCGCTTTCAATTCAATTTTTTTCAATATATTACTCGCGGAGGAATTGATATCATGAGAGTAGAACAAGATTTTCTTGGTACTAAAGACGTTCCAGATGAAGCATATTATGGTATCCAGACTATGCGTGCAGCAGAAAACTTTCCAATTACAGGGCAACGTATTCACCCCGAGTTGATCCGTGCCTTGGCCATGGTCAAAAAAGGGGCGGCTATCGCGAACATGGAAAGTAAAAGACTCCTCCCTGACAAAGGTAATGCAATTATCCAGGCAGCAGATGAAATTATAGGAGGTAAATGGTTTGATCAATTTATTATAGATCCCATTCAAGGTGGGGCTGGCACGTCAATCAATATGAATGCCAATGAAGTCATAGCTAATCGCGCCCTTGAGTTAATCGGTATGAAAAAAGGAAGTTATGAAGATATCAATCCAAACAATCATGTTAACATGGCACAGTCCACAAACGACTCCTTCCCATCAGCAGTACATATAGCGGTATTAATCATGATTGAGAAGCTTCTTGCAACAATGAAAGACTTGCATAAAGCACTCAGCGATAAAGCAGAACAGTTTGATAGTGTAATCAAAATGGGACGTACTCACTTGCAGGATGCCGTACCTATCCGTCTGGGACAGGAATTCCAAGCGTATGCGCGTGTTCTAGAGAGAGACATTAAGCGGGTAAGAAATACGAAAGATAATCTACTCATAATTAATATGGGTGCAACAGCCGTCGGTACTGGATTAAATGCAAACGTACACTATATTCAGCGAATTACGGAAATTCTTGCAGAACTAAGTAATTTTCCATTAGAGCCAGCCCATCATCTCGTAGATGCAACACAGAACACGGATGCATATACTGAAGTCTCAGCCGCACTTAAAATCTGCATGTTGAATATGTCGAAGGTAGCCAATGATATCCGGCTGATGGCTTCTGGTCCTCGGACTGGATTAGGAGAGCTTATTCTCCCCTCCCGTCAGCCAGGCTCATCCATTATGCCCGGAAAAGTGAATCCCGTTATGTGTGAGGTCATCAATCAGATTGCTTTTCAAGTCATGGGTAACGATCATACCATTTGCCTGGCATCAGAGGCAGGGCAACTAGAACTTAACGTCATGGAACCCGTTATGGTCTACAACTTATTACAATCCCTCGAAATAATGAATCAAGGCTTTCGGGTTTTCAGGGAGCATTGTATCGAAGGGATCCAGGCGAACATAGACCGATGTCAAGAATATGTGGAGAACAGTGTAGGTATTATTACTGCGCTAAATCCACACCTGGGTTATGAGGTGGTATCACGAATCGCTCGTGAGGCGATCAAGACAGGTCAATCGGTTCGTTCTCTATGTTTACTGTACAATGTCCTTACAGAAGAAGAACTAAACATCATTCTCGATCCTTATCAAATGACGAATCCCGGTATAGCGGGTGAAGCACTCTTGCAGAAACAGTGAAATGCTCCACGCTTGGAGAAGTTGATTAGATATTTATCCATACAAACTCAAATAGCAGTCTGAACCAGAATATCTGTTTCAGGCTGCTATAATATTGTTCAACATTATTTATGTTTAGTTGGATACTTCCATCATGCAGCGTTTTAAAGAGCCGTATCATCCACACAATCAAGCCAGCTCTCGATACTACCTATTACAGATCTTACGCACCCATCCTCAAATGGTGAGATCAGACCTGCTTCTTTAACCAATTCAGTAAAAGACAAACTTCCACCTTGACGGCAAAGATGCAAATATTGTGCCCATGCTGCAGTATGGTCCTCGTGCATCTTCTTCCAGAATTGGAATGCACATATCTGAGCAAGAGTATAGTCAATATAATAAAATGGTGCCGTGAAAATATGA is part of the Paenibacillus segetis genome and encodes:
- a CDS encoding ATP-dependent DNA helicase, with protein sequence MNNYPFTFDPKQPFVQQASDWIADVFYEKLPEAGLELRDEQIYMAFQLERAYNEKQTIFAEAGVGTGKTMVYLLYAICYARYTRKPAVIACADESLIEQLVKPEGDIAKLAKHLDFTIDARLGKSPDQYLCLNKLDDFRTSLNNQEDDEVSHEIYRGLPSFVHSPDTMQAFYPYGNRKDYPNLNDEQWGKLGWDVFQDCMVCSRRHRCGQTLSREHYRKSTDLIICSHDFYMEHIWTYEARKREGQLPLLPEHSSVVFDEGHLLETAAQSALTYKLKHAVFESIIIRLLEGEVRESLAVAIEDAISQSEQMFHSLEKHSHKVPASDRREIILNDDLLREVNRFRDTIAIVEEELVFESGLYSLDEYQLKIVEEHLEMIHLALGLFVNPDRLISWVEESQDGIHLVIMPKLVKEVLEERVFSKRMPIVFSSATLSLNGDFTYIADSLGISNYLSFSVDSPYEYQEKMKVVLPKLVTNNHKVEKMQLALDLLHQSEGRALILFPSREEMEQFRQDILLEQVASAFRFIFEGTGEISHLISSFQNDEASILCAVTLWEGLDVPGPSLSHVMIWSLPFPSNDPVFAAKRKDTLSPFADVDMPHMLLRFKQGIGRLIRTREDQGVVTIFGEEMKDIAVKEKILALLPHGVEVEEITLDVSRQ
- the aspA gene encoding aspartate ammonia-lyase, with the translated sequence MRVEQDFLGTKDVPDEAYYGIQTMRAAENFPITGQRIHPELIRALAMVKKGAAIANMESKRLLPDKGNAIIQAADEIIGGKWFDQFIIDPIQGGAGTSINMNANEVIANRALELIGMKKGSYEDINPNNHVNMAQSTNDSFPSAVHIAVLIMIEKLLATMKDLHKALSDKAEQFDSVIKMGRTHLQDAVPIRLGQEFQAYARVLERDIKRVRNTKDNLLIINMGATAVGTGLNANVHYIQRITEILAELSNFPLEPAHHLVDATQNTDAYTEVSAALKICMLNMSKVANDIRLMASGPRTGLGELILPSRQPGSSIMPGKVNPVMCEVINQIAFQVMGNDHTICLASEAGQLELNVMEPVMVYNLLQSLEIMNQGFRVFREHCIEGIQANIDRCQEYVENSVGIITALNPHLGYEVVSRIAREAIKTGQSVRSLCLLYNVLTEEELNIILDPYQMTNPGIAGEALLQKQ
- a CDS encoding GNAT family N-acetyltransferase; the protein is MITYKPLSELPLKEVSELWNKAFEGYIVNASMSLDRFIARTVSEGLSLEHSFACYVEGEQAGIVMEGFREFSGKKIAWNGGTAVVPAFRGKRIGSAMMAKNQEINEGLSVEYAYLEAISTNESAIRLYETMNYELMDRLVLLSNEQKLEMTDWSAHSFAVKKGLAIEAGSLSFYNPGEVWQAQLPSLKDGESVVVYDGQVAVGYGLFRRSFDSFGKLTGITLIRCEVAPNRKDKEDIMKATLCEIWQPTLSCKRNAHNIRASNNLLIELLKQLDFNVYMEQVLMVQQLDK
- a CDS encoding M3 family oligoendopeptidase, with the protein product MKYTEYSYERPDVKAFELKFKELLAAFNSASSYEEQDIAMTNINKLRSEFDTMQTIASIRHSIDTTDDFYKAENDYFDEFGPVVQEYINDYYKALVQSTFRTELEKKWGTQLFQLAELSLKTFSPEIIEDLQLENKLQTEYTQLIASAKIQFEGEERTLSQLTPFSQSTDRDTRKRAEEARTGFMSENEDKFDRIYDDMVKVRTKMAKKLGYNNFVELGYARMSRTDYNAEMVSNFRDQVQKYIVPVTTKLKERQRNRIGVDQLLYYDENISFKSGNATPKGDPEWIVKNGEKMYAELSPETNEFFTFMQDNELMDLVSKKGKQSGGYCTYISEHEAPFIFSNFNGTSGDIDVLTHEAGHAFQVYESRSFKVPEYSFPTYEACEIHSMSMEFFTWPWMDLFFKEDADKYRFDHLASALIFIPYGVTVDEFQHFVYSNPDATPAERKAAWRNIERKYLPHRDYADNDYLEQGAFWQKQGHIFSTPFYYIDYTLAQICAFQFWKKMHEDRTAAWSDYLHLCRQGGSKSFTELVKVAGLISPFEDGCVTSVIGSIESWLDSVDDTVL